In the Sulfurovum zhangzhouensis genome, one interval contains:
- a CDS encoding SDR family NAD(P)-dependent oxidoreductase, with product MKNIFITGVNTGLGNALAAAYLSQGYKVYAVGRKVPSILDKNPNFFFFPYDLSHTYMLKESLKEFIQKRTFEIAILNAGVLGDIKPLNQTNLMQIKEVMEVNVWANKEIIDTLSQYAFVQQIVGISSGASVSGPKGWGTYSLSKSSLNMLLNVYAKELPDIHFTSLAPGVIDTDMVRHIIHTIDERKYPSVSRLKSGKIQSPKEAALLLINTFPKLHEYESGSFVDIRTMND from the coding sequence ATGAAAAATATATTCATTACCGGTGTCAATACAGGATTGGGAAATGCTCTAGCAGCTGCCTATCTTTCACAAGGCTATAAAGTCTATGCCGTAGGAAGAAAAGTCCCTTCTATACTTGATAAAAATCCTAACTTTTTCTTCTTCCCCTATGATCTTTCTCATACCTATATGCTCAAAGAGTCGCTCAAAGAGTTCATACAGAAACGAACTTTTGAGATCGCTATTCTCAATGCCGGGGTCTTAGGGGATATCAAACCGCTCAATCAGACCAATCTGATGCAGATCAAAGAGGTCATGGAGGTCAATGTATGGGCCAACAAAGAGATCATTGATACCTTAAGCCAATATGCCTTTGTTCAACAGATTGTAGGTATCAGTTCGGGGGCTTCGGTGAGTGGACCCAAAGGATGGGGTACCTACTCACTTTCCAAATCTTCACTCAATATGCTTCTAAACGTTTATGCCAAAGAGTTACCTGACATACATTTCACTTCTCTTGCACCAGGAGTGATTGATACTGACATGGTCCGCCATATCATTCACACTATCGATGAGAGAAAATATCCTTCCGTATCCCGACTCAAAAGCGGAAAGATCCAGTCACCAAAGGAAGCTGCTCTCTTGCTTATAAACACCTTCCCAAAACTCCATGAGTATGAAAGCGGCAGTTTTGTGGATATAAGGACAATGAACGACTAA
- the rpsU gene encoding 30S ribosomal protein S21 translates to MPGIKLTSRDSFDDAYRKFKRQCDRNLIVTEARARKHYETATEKKKKEKIATRKKILKKLFMLRRYESRL, encoded by the coding sequence ATGCCAGGAATTAAACTAACTTCACGTGATTCATTTGATGATGCGTACAGAAAGTTCAAAAGACAGTGTGATAGAAACCTTATCGTAACTGAAGCAAGAGCTCGTAAACACTATGAGACAGCTACAGAGAAGAAAAAGAAAGAGAAGATCGCTACTAGAAAGAAGATCCTCAAGAAACTTTTCATGCTTAGAAGATACGAGTCAAGACTCTAA
- a CDS encoding shikimate kinase: MKKNIILIGFMGVGKGTTARAFAKKYEVYNIDTDDLIESKENKEVKKIFEKKGEAYFRKLEQKTADWIIDSVQGTLISCGGGFYKVKNLHKMGTVVLLDASFDWILNRLKTAKNSESKLAKRPLFSQEAEAKKLYDEREKAYKKVADVIVNVEGKSLEEIVKEIAKKCRVQ, translated from the coding sequence GTGAAAAAAAACATTATTTTAATCGGATTTATGGGAGTGGGCAAAGGGACAACAGCACGTGCTTTTGCCAAAAAATATGAAGTATATAACATTGATACGGATGATCTGATCGAGTCAAAAGAGAATAAAGAGGTAAAAAAGATCTTCGAGAAGAAGGGTGAAGCATACTTTAGAAAACTCGAACAGAAGACTGCTGATTGGATCATTGACTCGGTACAAGGTACATTGATCAGCTGCGGTGGTGGATTTTATAAGGTGAAAAACCTTCACAAGATGGGGACTGTTGTGTTGCTTGACGCTTCATTTGACTGGATACTCAATCGTCTTAAAACGGCTAAAAACTCTGAATCAAAGCTTGCGAAAAGACCGCTTTTTTCCCAAGAAGCTGAGGCTAAAAAACTGTATGATGAAAGAGAGAAAGCTTATAAGAAAGTGGCGGATGTCATTGTCAACGTAGAGGGAAAATCTTTAGAAGAGATCGTCAAAGAGATTGCTAAAAAATGCAGGGTACAGTAA
- a CDS encoding DUF302 domain-containing protein has protein sequence MNFLKNLFSVIGFLVVAAVIFAFVKFDLGTRIGQAAQLDPQALPEYMKMFDKVLETGDPAKGMIRKKQLIIPEGMTKQEAFANALEIMDEVANEHGLSMVDQKTMPREGKLFKDGGKLTHIRSYCSPTIADKFLTHSGEFIGFMPCRVGFVENDKGEIWIYTMSMELMINGGRPLSPDLLELANEVRTGMYAMLEKSAALEEL, from the coding sequence ATGAATTTTTTAAAAAATCTTTTTAGCGTTATTGGGTTTTTGGTAGTAGCTGCAGTAATCTTTGCATTCGTAAAGTTTGATCTGGGAACAAGAATAGGACAGGCTGCTCAACTTGACCCTCAAGCATTGCCAGAATATATGAAAATGTTTGATAAGGTACTTGAAACAGGTGATCCGGCTAAAGGAATGATCCGTAAAAAGCAACTAATCATCCCTGAGGGCATGACGAAACAAGAAGCATTTGCAAATGCTCTAGAGATCATGGATGAAGTAGCCAATGAACATGGACTTTCAATGGTAGACCAAAAAACCATGCCAAGAGAGGGTAAACTCTTTAAAGATGGTGGGAAACTGACACATATCCGTTCTTATTGTTCTCCTACTATTGCTGATAAATTCTTGACACACTCAGGCGAATTTATTGGATTCATGCCTTGTAGAGTAGGTTTTGTTGAAAATGACAAGGGTGAGATCTGGATCTATACAATGAGTATGGAGCTTATGATCAATGGAGGACGTCCGTTATCTCCGGATTTGCTAGAGCTTGCGAATGAAGTAAGAACCGGTATGTATGCAATGCTGGAAAAATCTGCTGCACTCGAAGAACTATAA
- a CDS encoding NAD(P)H-hydrate dehydratase, with product MQKVFKSCDKLDQKCYESYITEDILMEHAAMGMEKYIRTHFAPGNSVLIVAGPGNNGADGITLARLLYHDYEVKLHLPYGIKSLMPKLQLKRANALGIEETEELEDADVIVDALFGAGLNRLLDDLSIQLIHKMNSFKGHKIACDIPTGVAEDGTLMPLAFNADTTLTMGAYKEALYLDESKDVIGKVERINLGMSSQLYEGESDTFVLEPEDMKLPTRDKEATHKGTFGHAAIFTGEKEGAGIIAGTAATRFGAGLTTLVIHEKIMAPPYLMHATTVPDNASALAIGMGLGGHFEEEFLQKYVINSHLPIVLDADALSSMLLLSIIEQRDREIVLTPHPKEFVLLWMILTGEVLKVSEVQAKRFEMVRMFNHKYPHVTLLLKGANTLIMQEENLYINPLGCTKLSKGGSGDVLSGLIVSLLAQGYPAIDAAIHGSLALAIAAQNYQGASYAMLATDLIDEVAKLELC from the coding sequence ATGCAAAAAGTATTTAAGTCCTGTGATAAGCTTGATCAGAAGTGTTATGAGTCCTATATAACAGAAGATATACTGATGGAACATGCAGCGATGGGTATGGAAAAGTACATTCGTACGCATTTTGCACCTGGTAATTCTGTATTGATCGTTGCCGGACCCGGTAACAATGGTGCAGACGGTATCACACTGGCCCGACTTCTCTATCATGATTATGAAGTAAAACTACATCTTCCTTATGGCATAAAATCTCTGATGCCAAAACTTCAGCTAAAAAGGGCCAATGCATTAGGAATTGAGGAGACAGAAGAGTTAGAAGATGCAGATGTGATCGTAGATGCTCTATTTGGTGCTGGACTCAATCGCCTTTTAGATGATCTATCGATACAGCTTATACATAAAATGAACAGTTTTAAGGGACATAAGATCGCTTGTGATATTCCTACGGGGGTAGCAGAAGATGGCACGCTGATGCCACTGGCTTTTAATGCTGATACTACATTGACAATGGGGGCCTATAAAGAAGCTCTCTATCTTGATGAAAGCAAAGACGTCATCGGAAAAGTAGAACGGATCAACCTGGGTATGAGCAGTCAGCTGTATGAAGGAGAGAGCGATACGTTTGTCCTGGAACCTGAGGATATGAAACTTCCTACCAGAGATAAAGAGGCGACACATAAAGGCACTTTTGGCCATGCAGCGATCTTTACAGGAGAAAAAGAGGGTGCAGGTATCATTGCAGGTACTGCGGCGACACGTTTTGGTGCAGGACTGACTACATTGGTGATCCATGAGAAGATCATGGCACCACCTTATCTGATGCATGCTACTACCGTACCGGATAATGCTTCTGCTTTAGCCATCGGTATGGGGCTTGGAGGACATTTTGAAGAAGAGTTTTTGCAAAAATATGTGATCAATTCACACCTTCCTATTGTACTGGATGCAGATGCGCTCTCTTCTATGTTGTTACTCTCCATTATAGAGCAAAGAGACAGAGAGATTGTACTTACCCCACACCCTAAAGAGTTTGTTTTGCTATGGATGATACTTACAGGTGAAGTTTTAAAAGTTTCTGAAGTTCAGGCTAAACGTTTTGAAATGGTACGGATGTTCAATCATAAATACCCTCATGTCACACTTCTGCTCAAAGGTGCCAATACGTTGATCATGCAAGAGGAAAATCTCTATATCAATCCACTAGGATGTACAAAACTCAGTAAGGGAGGCAGCGGTGATGTGCTCAGTGGATTGATCGTCTCATTGCTCGCACAAGGTTATCCTGCAATTGATGCAGCCATTCATGGCTCACTTGCTTTGGCTATAGCTGCACAAAACTATCAAGGAGCAAGTTATGCGATGCTTGCTACAGACCTTATCGATGAGGTAGCCAAACTTGAGTTGTGCTAA
- a CDS encoding TraB/GumN family protein: MKLQNIIFITIIGFFLTACTEPSLESSSEGLNSQPALWVATSKQSTVYLFGSVHVLPKEVKWYGPKLRKSFESSDELVFETISSEANKKDYIAYGKEHGLLPDGKVISDYLTDTEYKRYTEIVELAKMDKYFANRMKPWLFYLSLNAVATKELSRYGVDGIFEKEAVKRGKRVASLESVQRALSSLSSTPLTTDIKNLKKMLNKKESKESRKKDVLKRIELLVSWATGDTARTERLLAEETPGNMYNNIIVNRNNHWYPKIKKYLKKEQTTMIIVGQAHLIGRGNLISKLKRDGYKVERVQ, translated from the coding sequence ATGAAACTACAAAATATCATCTTTATTACAATTATCGGATTTTTTTTAACTGCTTGTACAGAACCAAGCTTGGAAAGTTCGTCTGAAGGACTTAACTCACAGCCGGCTTTATGGGTAGCAACCAGTAAACAAAGTACAGTGTATTTATTTGGTTCGGTACATGTATTACCTAAAGAAGTGAAATGGTATGGGCCAAAACTCAGAAAAAGTTTTGAGTCATCGGATGAATTGGTCTTTGAGACAATTTCAAGTGAAGCAAACAAGAAGGACTATATTGCTTATGGTAAAGAGCATGGTTTGTTGCCAGATGGTAAAGTGATTAGTGATTATCTCACAGATACTGAGTATAAAAGGTATACAGAGATTGTTGAGTTGGCTAAAATGGATAAGTATTTTGCCAATAGAATGAAACCGTGGCTCTTTTATCTTAGCTTGAATGCTGTGGCAACGAAAGAGTTAAGCCGTTACGGTGTCGATGGGATATTTGAAAAAGAAGCAGTAAAAAGAGGAAAGAGAGTTGCAAGTTTGGAGAGTGTTCAAAGGGCTCTTTCATCACTTTCCTCTACACCGTTAACAACAGATATCAAGAACCTCAAAAAGATGCTCAATAAAAAAGAGAGTAAAGAGAGCAGAAAAAAAGACGTATTGAAAAGAATTGAATTACTTGTATCATGGGCAACTGGTGATACGGCCAGAACCGAACGTTTATTGGCAGAAGAGACACCGGGTAACATGTATAACAATATCATAGTAAACCGTAACAACCATTGGTATCCAAAAATCAAAAAATACCTGAAAAAAGAACAAACAACTATGATCATAGTAGGTCAAGCACATCTTATCGGACGTGGAAATCTTATTAGTAAATTAAAAAGAGATGGATATAAGGTAGAAAGAGTGCAGTAG
- the tkt gene encoding transketolase, with amino-acid sequence MPMTEQNIMRKKMANTIRFLAADMVQKANSGHPGAPMGLADIAVVLSEHLSHNPKNPKWLNRDRLVFSGGHASPLIYSLLHLWGYDVSMDDLKNFRQLDSITPGHPEYGHTAGVEMTTGPLGQGVANAVGFAMARAYTANQVNSETCELIDHKVYCLCGDGDLQEGISYEACALAGHLGLKDLVLIYDSNHITIEGDTSIAWSEDVEKRFEAQNWNVIKINGHCYTDIDKALTEVKNANKPTIIIANTIIGRCALDLEGSHETHGAPLGEEIICGSKEKEGFDRDKKFFIPEDVLLRFRCAIEQGELAEKEWIHRQKEAPLVEQNEALARLLNPDFSAIEFPDFSNDKEMATRDSNGKILNAIAKAVPSFIGGSADLAPSNKTELKDMGDFPKGKNLHFGIREHAMAAITNGIALYGTTIPFNATFFVFSDYMKPSARIAALTKIQNFFVWTHDSIGVGEDGPTHEPIEHLSQFRALPNFYVWRPADATENVEAWRTALEMKAPHGFVLSRQKLKTLKPERDFGDVSKGAYIVKKREDANFTLMASGSELMPCLQAACSLEALGIRANVVSVPCFDLFNEQDEAYKAQVVDANTKVLAVEAATATEYYRYADDVLGMETFGASAPAEQLFEKFGFTQENIMKRACKLMGVEYKEVTKEEC; translated from the coding sequence ATGCCTATGACTGAACAAAATATAATGCGCAAAAAAATGGCAAATACTATCAGATTTTTGGCAGCTGATATGGTACAAAAAGCAAACTCAGGACACCCGGGTGCACCGATGGGACTTGCAGATATCGCAGTAGTACTTTCTGAACACCTTTCACATAATCCGAAAAACCCAAAGTGGCTGAACCGTGACAGACTGGTATTTTCAGGTGGGCATGCATCTCCGCTGATCTACTCACTCCTTCACCTATGGGGATACGATGTTAGTATGGATGATCTTAAAAACTTCCGTCAGCTTGATTCTATCACTCCGGGACACCCAGAGTACGGTCATACAGCAGGTGTTGAGATGACAACGGGACCTCTTGGACAAGGTGTTGCGAATGCTGTTGGTTTTGCGATGGCAAGAGCATATACTGCAAACCAGGTGAACTCTGAAACATGCGAACTGATCGACCATAAAGTATATTGTCTGTGTGGAGACGGTGACCTTCAGGAAGGTATCAGTTATGAGGCATGTGCACTTGCAGGTCACCTTGGTCTTAAAGATCTTGTTTTGATCTATGACAGTAACCACATTACGATCGAGGGTGATACAAGTATCGCATGGAGTGAAGATGTAGAAAAACGTTTTGAAGCACAGAACTGGAACGTAATAAAGATTAACGGTCACTGCTATACAGATATCGATAAAGCGCTTACTGAAGTAAAAAATGCAAATAAACCGACGATCATCATTGCAAATACGATCATCGGTAGATGTGCACTTGACCTTGAAGGTTCACACGAGACACACGGTGCACCGCTTGGTGAAGAGATCATTTGCGGATCAAAAGAGAAAGAAGGATTTGACAGAGATAAGAAGTTCTTCATTCCTGAAGATGTATTGCTAAGATTCAGATGTGCGATAGAGCAGGGTGAACTTGCTGAAAAAGAGTGGATCCACAGACAAAAAGAAGCACCGTTGGTTGAGCAGAATGAAGCATTGGCTCGTCTTCTTAACCCTGATTTCTCTGCGATCGAGTTCCCGGATTTCAGTAATGATAAAGAGATGGCAACAAGAGACTCAAACGGTAAGATCCTCAATGCGATCGCAAAAGCGGTACCTAGCTTTATCGGTGGTTCTGCTGACCTTGCTCCGTCAAACAAAACTGAGCTCAAAGATATGGGTGATTTCCCAAAAGGTAAAAACCTGCACTTTGGTATACGTGAGCATGCTATGGCAGCGATCACGAATGGTATTGCACTGTATGGTACAACGATCCCGTTCAATGCGACATTCTTTGTATTCTCAGATTATATGAAGCCTTCAGCACGTATCGCAGCACTGACTAAGATACAGAACTTCTTTGTCTGGACGCATGACAGTATCGGTGTAGGTGAAGATGGTCCGACACATGAGCCTATCGAGCATCTAAGCCAATTCAGAGCATTGCCTAACTTCTATGTATGGAGACCGGCAGATGCAACTGAGAACGTAGAGGCATGGAGAACAGCGCTTGAGATGAAAGCACCACACGGTTTCGTTCTTAGCCGTCAGAAACTTAAAACACTGAAGCCGGAAAGAGACTTCGGTGATGTGAGTAAAGGTGCGTACATCGTGAAGAAAAGAGAAGATGCGAACTTTACTTTGATGGCATCAGGTTCAGAGCTTATGCCGTGTCTTCAGGCTGCATGTTCTCTAGAAGCACTCGGTATCAGAGCGAACGTAGTTTCTGTACCTTGTTTTGACCTATTCAATGAGCAAGATGAGGCATATAAAGCACAAGTAGTTGATGCGAACACAAAAGTACTTGCAGTAGAAGCTGCTACAGCAACTGAGTACTACCGTTATGCAGACGATGTACTCGGTATGGAAACATTCGGGGCTTCTGCACCGGCAGAGCAGCTCTTTGAGAAGTTCGGATTCACTCAAGAGAACATCATGAAACGTGCATGTAAACTCATGGGTGTAGAGTATAAAGAAGTAACTAAAGAAGAGTGCTAA
- a CDS encoding DUF2130 domain-containing protein, which produces MAQLDEWILLGEKEMSNTTIKCPNCGTQIDIDEIFYHQIEEKFKQQHLLEQKKLQDEIEAKRKEYKTFLDQLKAKEEALLEEKEKFDEQLRKATNALLKQERNKLYDEIKKELALEQSESVALLQKEIAQKSAQVQELGAAKIMIEQLKREKEEAAMAAKLEAQKSLNEELRLEKEKLSKMAEEERERIVKQVAEENELKLKAKDEQMEQLKRSLEDAKRKAEQGSMQVQGEALELTIESWLSTQFPFDTIEEVKKGAYGADCIQTVHTREVQNCGLICYESKNTKAWSEGWISKLKQDMLKVNADIGVLVTSVYPSGMDRMGFVEGIWVCSLDEFKGSVSLLRESLIRVHATLQKEENKSDKMTLLYNYLTGNEFNMQLRSIVDGFMQMQAELDKERRSLMASWKRRQKLIDGVLQNTTEMYGSLQGIAGHAALGHIDALELYEDENLLEE; this is translated from the coding sequence ATGGCACAATTAGATGAATGGATACTCTTAGGAGAAAAAGAAATGAGCAACACAACTATAAAATGCCCTAACTGCGGTACACAGATCGATATCGATGAGATCTTCTATCATCAGATCGAAGAGAAGTTCAAACAACAGCATCTTCTGGAACAAAAGAAGCTGCAAGATGAGATAGAGGCGAAACGTAAAGAGTACAAAACATTTCTTGACCAACTTAAAGCAAAAGAAGAAGCTCTACTTGAAGAGAAAGAGAAGTTTGATGAGCAGTTGCGCAAGGCCACCAATGCATTGCTAAAACAAGAGAGAAACAAACTCTATGATGAGATCAAAAAAGAGCTTGCTCTGGAGCAGAGCGAGTCAGTCGCACTGCTGCAAAAGGAGATTGCCCAAAAGTCTGCTCAGGTGCAGGAGCTGGGTGCGGCTAAGATCATGATCGAACAGCTTAAGCGTGAGAAAGAAGAGGCCGCAATGGCAGCGAAGCTGGAAGCGCAAAAATCTTTGAATGAAGAGTTGAGGTTGGAAAAAGAGAAGCTGTCAAAAATGGCTGAGGAAGAGAGGGAGCGTATCGTCAAGCAGGTGGCTGAAGAGAACGAACTGAAATTGAAGGCCAAAGACGAGCAGATGGAACAGCTCAAACGCAGTCTTGAAGATGCAAAACGCAAAGCCGAGCAGGGAAGCATGCAGGTGCAGGGTGAAGCACTGGAGCTGACCATTGAGAGCTGGCTCTCTACACAGTTTCCTTTTGACACTATCGAAGAGGTCAAAAAAGGTGCATACGGTGCAGATTGTATCCAGACGGTTCATACAAGAGAAGTGCAAAACTGCGGGCTTATCTGCTATGAGAGTAAGAATACCAAGGCATGGAGTGAAGGATGGATCAGCAAGCTCAAGCAGGATATGCTGAAAGTCAATGCCGATATCGGTGTGCTTGTTACTTCTGTATACCCAAGCGGTATGGATCGTATGGGTTTTGTGGAGGGAATCTGGGTCTGTAGTCTTGATGAGTTCAAGGGGTCTGTTTCGCTGCTTCGTGAAAGTCTGATACGTGTACATGCAACACTGCAAAAAGAGGAAAACAAAAGTGACAAGATGACACTGCTTTACAACTACCTAACAGGCAATGAATTCAATATGCAGTTAAGATCAATCGTTGATGGATTTATGCAGATGCAAGCAGAACTGGATAAAGAGAGACGTTCGCTGATGGCAAGCTGGAAACGGCGTCAAAAGCTGATAGACGGTGTACTGCAAAATACTACGGAGATGTACGGTTCACTGCAGGGAATCGCCGGGCATGCTGCATTGGGACATATCGATGCACTGGAATTGTATGAGGATGAAAATCTTTTGGAAGAGTAA
- the thpR gene encoding RNA 2',3'-cyclic phosphodiesterase, translating to MRLFIASPVLLDNYDAIKEDFKDIIEGTWVEEKNLHMTWVFLGEIPKAKSTIARMSSLTDLESEVQIAELGYFGRPPKIFFARAEQKLLYEKARHLKEAGFDLYRFKPHITLCRIKVIHDYKAYKEKMKEYREKKLGIILPQISLYESKRTSKGLEYQSIYEVNTVSPSN from the coding sequence ATGAGACTCTTCATCGCTTCCCCGGTACTTCTCGATAATTATGACGCCATCAAAGAAGATTTCAAAGATATCATCGAAGGTACATGGGTAGAAGAGAAGAACCTACACATGACCTGGGTCTTTTTAGGGGAGATACCTAAAGCCAAGTCTACTATTGCAAGGATGTCATCACTTACCGATCTCGAAAGTGAAGTGCAGATCGCAGAGCTAGGATACTTCGGCAGGCCTCCCAAGATCTTCTTTGCAAGGGCAGAACAAAAATTACTTTATGAGAAAGCCCGTCATCTTAAAGAAGCAGGCTTTGATCTCTACCGCTTCAAACCTCATATCACTCTCTGCCGTATCAAAGTCATACATGATTATAAAGCTTATAAAGAGAAGATGAAAGAGTATAGAGAGAAGAAGCTGGGGATCATCTTGCCCCAGATTTCTTTGTATGAGAGTAAACGGACCTCCAAAGGGTTGGAGTATCAAAGTATTTATGAGGTCAATACAGTATCACCTTCAAACTGA
- the purN gene encoding phosphoribosylglycinamide formyltransferase encodes MRSMKRIAVLFSGTGSNFAHIINTLHKQEVEIAVALTNNPEAGGIQLAKEHGIPLEIIDSKAYDSREAFDSAVIERLRPYGADLTVLAGFMRILTPVFTDQIKCINLHPSLLPRHKGLKSIERSYEDEYPTGGVSVHWVTSELDGGEIILQKEVAKEGLSFEEYDEKVRAIEKVALEEAIRKALD; translated from the coding sequence ATGCGCTCTATGAAGAGAATAGCAGTACTTTTTAGTGGCACAGGAAGCAACTTTGCCCACATTATCAATACCTTACATAAGCAGGAAGTTGAGATTGCCGTAGCACTTACCAACAATCCTGAAGCCGGAGGGATCCAGCTTGCCAAAGAACATGGTATTCCGCTTGAGATCATTGATTCAAAAGCTTACGATAGTAGAGAAGCATTTGACAGTGCAGTGATAGAAAGACTTCGCCCTTACGGTGCAGACCTGACAGTGCTTGCAGGGTTTATGCGTATTCTTACTCCGGTATTTACCGACCAGATCAAATGTATCAATCTCCATCCTTCCCTTCTTCCAAGGCATAAAGGGCTTAAATCAATAGAGCGAAGTTATGAAGATGAGTATCCTACGGGTGGCGTTTCTGTACACTGGGTAACTTCTGAACTAGACGGAGGGGAGATCATACTGCAAAAAGAGGTAGCCAAAGAGGGGCTTAGCTTTGAAGAGTATGATGAGAAGGTACGTGCGATTGAGAAAGTAGCATTGGAAGAAGCGATACGAAAAGCTTTAGATTAA
- a CDS encoding polyprenyl synthetase family protein, whose amino-acid sequence MQRFETYLTKHLPKVATFHPVYEDALGAMLLAGGKRFRPMLLLSIVEAYEPMLYEGALPVALAVEMFHTYSLIHDDLPAMDDADLRRGHKTLHKRYDEVTAILAGDALNTDAFLMIAKAPFREDVKIKLVELLARNGGGQGMVLGQAIDCYFENQPLTLDQVKVLHINKTAKLIAASLVMGAVIVRLDKKVQDALYAFGIDLGLLFQIQDDIIDETQSPEEAGKTTGNDTDKNSFVNLLGLEQSIKEADDLAKDLQRRFESFEEKLQTALNPLMEQYLHRHKKD is encoded by the coding sequence ATGCAACGATTTGAGACGTATTTAACGAAGCACCTTCCTAAAGTAGCTACTTTCCATCCAGTGTATGAAGATGCATTGGGTGCGATGCTACTTGCGGGTGGGAAACGTTTCCGTCCGATGTTGTTGTTGAGTATCGTTGAGGCGTATGAACCGATGCTGTATGAAGGAGCACTCCCTGTTGCTTTGGCAGTAGAGATGTTTCATACCTACTCTTTGATCCATGATGATCTGCCGGCTATGGATGATGCCGACCTTCGTCGTGGACATAAAACACTGCACAAACGTTATGATGAAGTGACTGCAATCCTTGCCGGAGATGCACTCAATACTGATGCATTTTTGATGATCGCCAAAGCACCGTTTCGTGAAGATGTGAAGATCAAGCTTGTTGAACTGCTTGCACGTAACGGTGGAGGTCAGGGAATGGTGCTTGGTCAGGCGATCGACTGTTACTTTGAAAATCAACCGCTTACCCTCGATCAGGTAAAAGTGCTGCATATCAACAAAACTGCCAAGCTGATCGCGGCAAGTCTTGTGATGGGTGCTGTGATCGTACGACTTGATAAAAAAGTGCAGGATGCGCTCTATGCTTTTGGTATCGATCTTGGTCTGTTGTTCCAGATACAAGATGATATCATCGATGAGACTCAGAGCCCTGAGGAAGCGGGTAAAACGACTGGAAATGACACGGATAAAAATAGCTTTGTAAATCTTTTAGGACTTGAACAGAGTATCAAGGAAGCCGATGATCTTGCAAAAGATTTGCAAAGACGATTTGAATCGTTTGAGGAGAAGCTGCAGACAGCTTTGAACCCTTTGATGGAACAATATCTACATAGACACAAAAAGGATTAA